The genomic region GATGTCGTTCCCGGCGCTGATCACCTGCACGGGCGCGTCGTAGCCGGCCACCACCTCACGGAACCGGGCCAGCTCGCCGCCGCTCCAGACCACCGCCACCTGGACCGACCGCTGCCCGCCGGTGCAGCCGGTCACGGCCGTCGTGGCGCCGGCGGCGGCGGCCCGCAGCAGCGTACGGCGGAGCAACGCGACCGTCACCGGCCCGCCGCCTCGGTGACGACCTCGACCCGGTCGGGGATCTCGTCCAGGGTGGCAGGGTCGGCGGTGCAGACCAGCACGGCGACCCCCGGCGCGTCCGGCGGGGAGAGCCGGGGGACGAGGTCGCCGAGCCGGCCGCCGCCGGCCATCCCGGTCGGCAGGTCCACCACGAGCACCTCCGGCAGGCAGGCGGCGGCGCGGGCGAGGGCGACCCGGAACCGCTGGGCGTCGGAGAGCAGGTGGGGCAGCAGGGCGAGGGTCGGCGCCAGCTCCAGCCGGTCGATCACCGTGGTCGCCCAGTCGTCGGCCATCTCGCGGACCCGCTCGCGCCTGCGCTGCCCGTACTCGATGTTGCGGCGCACGGTGAGTTGGGGCAGCAGCGCGCCGCCGGCCGGGACGTAGCCGATCTGCCGGCGGGGCGGCGGCAGGGCGGTGACGTCCCGCTCGCCGACCAGGATCCGCCCGGCGAGCGGGGTGGCGAGCCCGGCCAGCACCCGGGCGATCGCGGTGCCCGTCCGGGGCGGGGCCACCAGGGCGGTCGTCCCGCCGGCCGGCACGTCGAAGGTGACCGGCCCGGTGCCGGGCACGGCGACCAGTGCGCGCAGCCGTAGCGTGACTCTCACCTCCGGTGACCTCGTCGACCCGTCCCAGGGTGGCACATCACGCCGACAATCGATGTCCCCACCAGACTCCACAGTGGAGGTAGAGGTCACCCGGCCGTGCCGTACAGGCGGGCCAGCCCGGCGGCGGTGGCGGCCAGCCGGTCGCGCAGCGCCGCGGGCGCGAGCACCTCCACCTCGGCGCCGAGGCGCAGCAGGTCGCCGTGCGCGTGGGTGAGCGACTCGATCGGCAGCACGGCGGTGACCCAGCCGGCGTCGTCCGGTGGCTCGGCGCTGGCGTCCACCGCGGTCACCACGACGTCGCTGGCGATCTCGCGGAGCCGGTCCCGGCCGGCGGGGGAGAGCCGGACGATCGCCTCGTCGCGGTGTAGCCGTGCCCGGAACTCCCGTACGTGCGCGTGCCACCAGGCGGGCAGGTCGAAGTCGGCCGGCCGGTCGAATCCCTCGTCCAGCGGGGACAGCGCGAGGATCTGGTTGACCCGGTAGGTCGCCGGCTCGGCCCGGTCCGGCCGGGCGGCCACCACATACCACCGGCCGCCCTTGAGCACCAGCCCGTACGGCTCCAGCACGCGGGTCACCTCGCCGGTCCAGCTGCGGTAGCGGACCTCGACCCGGCGCTGCCGCCACACCGCGTCGGCGGTGGGCGCAAGGTGCGGCGAGGGGTCGCCGTCCGCGTACCAGCCGGGGGTGTCCAGGTGGAACCGTTGCTGGAGCAGCGTGGCCCGCTCCCGCAGCGGCGGCGGCAGCGCGGCGTGCAGCTTGAGCTGGAGCGCGGCCACCACGGCGCCGTCGCCCAACTCGTCGGCCGGCCCGGGCAGGCCGGCCAGGAAGAGCCGGTCCGCCTCCTCGGCGGTCAGACCGGTCAGCCGGGTCCGCCACCCGTCGACCAGCTGATAGCCGCCGGCGTGCCCCGCCTCGCCGTAGAGCGGGATGCCGGCGGCGTGCAGGGACTCCACGTCCCGGTAGATGGTCCGGGTGGAGACCTCCAGCCGCTCGGCGAGCTGGCCGGCGGTCATCCGGCCGTGCGCCTGCAGGAGCAGCAGGACGGAGAGAAGTCGACTGGCCCGCACTCCACTGACAGTACGTGTCAGGGGAGCGTCCGTACCGTCCCGGGCATGGCATTTCGCGACAAGGACCTGCGCGTCCTGGGACCGGTCACGGTGACCGGCCGGCAGCTCAAGCGCTACCACATCGACCAACCCGACCGACCGATCGAACCGGAGGTGGAGAAAGCGGCGTACGACCTGCTGCCGAGCCTGCTCCCGGGACCCGACGGCACCCCGCCCGCCGGCTGGGTGGTGCTGCACCGGGGCGCGGACACCGGCGCCTACCTGCTGGCGTACTGCTGGACCTGGGACAACGTGGTCGAGGTGCGGATCGCCGTGGCCGGTCAGCCGGCGCTGGACTGCCCGGACGAGGACCCGAGCCACTTCGTCCCGCTCGATCGGCCGGGCGTGGGCTGCGTCTGGGAGCTGGGCGTGCTGGAGCACGAGCGGGCCGCCTGGATCCGGCACGTGCTCGCCCCGCAGCGGCCGGACGTCGAGGCGTACCTGGCCGACAGCCGCGCCGAGGGGCCGGTGGGCCTCTGATGGGCGACTTCGACTTCTTCGTCGGCACCTGGGACGTGGTCAACCGGCGGCTGACCAAGCGGCACGTGGGCAGCGACGAGTGGGACGAGTTCCCCGGCGTCTCGGTCGCCGGCAGCTTCTTCGGCGGCGCCGGCAGCTTCGACGAGATCACCTTTCCGACCAGGGGCTTCTCCGGCGCCACCGTCCGGATCTCCGACCCGGCCGCCGGCACCTGGTCGATTTACTGGATGAACAGCCGGCACGGGGTGCTGGAGCTGCCGCCGGTGGTCGGCCGGTTCGTCGACGGCGTGGGCACCTTCTACGCCGACGACGTGGACGAGGGCCGGCCAGTGCGGTGCAGGTTCATCTGGTCCGGGATCACCGAGACCTCGTGCCGCTGGGAGCAGGCGTTCTCCACCGACGGCGAACGCACCTGGGAGACCAACTGGACGATGGACTTCACCCGGCGCGGCCCGGGTCAGGCGGGTGGGGGTGTGGTGCTGCGGTAGATCGCCGACAACCACACGTCGAGCAGCACGTCCACCACGTCCGGCCCGGCGACGGCGGGCCCGTCGGCGGCGAACGCGGCGTAGATGACGCGTTCGTTCATCGAGTTCAGCGCGATGGCGAGGTCCCGGGCGGGTGGGCCGCCCGGGGCCGCGCCGCGCTCCCGCTCGGCCCGGATGGCCGTCTCGGTGGCCTGCACCCACCGTTCCAGCACCGCCGCCCAGAGCCGGCGCACCTCGGCGTTGGTGCCACGCACCTGCGCGCAGGCCAACGTCACCGCCTTGTGGGCCTGGAACGTGTCGTGGAACCGGCTGATCAGCTCCCGCCAGCGGGCCCGCGGGTCCTCCGCCAGCCGGTCCAGGACGTCGCCGGCCGCCGCGTCGGCCTCCTCGGTCACCCGGTCGAGCAGCGTGAGCAGCACCGCGTCCTTGGAGGGGAAGTAGAAGTAGAACGTCGGGCGGGAGATCCCGGCGCCGCGGGCCAGGTCGTCGATGGAGATCTCGGCGAACGGCCGCCGTTCCAGCAGCCGCTCGGCGGTGCGGAGGATCGCCAGCTCGCGGTGGTCGCCGGCGGACCGGGCGGCCCGCCGTCCGCGCGGGGTCGCACTCCCGCCGGCGGCACGGACGGTCGTCATGGCCGTCGATCCTATCGCGGTTCAACACCCTGTCGAGTGAGTCGACAGGGTGTTGACCGGCGTCGACGGTGGTGGATAAGGTCCGGTCCACCGCCACCATCGGGAGATGCCATGGCCTCCGACCACGTCGACGTGCTCATCGTCGGCGCCGGGCTGTCCGGCGTCGGCGCCGCCTGCCACCTCCAGCGCAGCTGCCCGGGCCGGACGTACGCGGTGCTGGA from Micromonospora sp. WMMD812 harbors:
- a CDS encoding ATP-binding cassette domain-containing protein, which gives rise to MRVTLRLRALVAVPGTGPVTFDVPAGGTTALVAPPRTGTAIARVLAGLATPLAGRILVGERDVTALPPPRRQIGYVPAGGALLPQLTVRRNIEYGQRRRERVREMADDWATTVIDRLELAPTLALLPHLLSDAQRFRVALARAAACLPEVLVVDLPTGMAGGGRLGDLVPRLSPPDAPGVAVLVCTADPATLDEIPDRVEVVTEAAGR
- a CDS encoding TetR/AcrR family transcriptional regulator, whose product is MTTVRAAGGSATPRGRRAARSAGDHRELAILRTAERLLERRPFAEISIDDLARGAGISRPTFYFYFPSKDAVLLTLLDRVTEEADAAAGDVLDRLAEDPRARWRELISRFHDTFQAHKAVTLACAQVRGTNAEVRRLWAAVLERWVQATETAIRAERERGAAPGGPPARDLAIALNSMNERVIYAAFAADGPAVAGPDVVDVLLDVWLSAIYRSTTPPPA
- a CDS encoding WYL domain-containing protein — protein: MRASRLLSVLLLLQAHGRMTAGQLAERLEVSTRTIYRDVESLHAAGIPLYGEAGHAGGYQLVDGWRTRLTGLTAEEADRLFLAGLPGPADELGDGAVVAALQLKLHAALPPPLRERATLLQQRFHLDTPGWYADGDPSPHLAPTADAVWRQRRVEVRYRSWTGEVTRVLEPYGLVLKGGRWYVVAARPDRAEPATYRVNQILALSPLDEGFDRPADFDLPAWWHAHVREFRARLHRDEAIVRLSPAGRDRLREIASDVVVTAVDASAEPPDDAGWVTAVLPIESLTHAHGDLLRLGAEVEVLAPAALRDRLAATAAGLARLYGTAG